Proteins co-encoded in one Jeotgalibacillus malaysiensis genomic window:
- a CDS encoding cytochrome D ubiquinol oxidase subunit I: MLELDGVTLSRLLTATTLIFHVIFATIGVGIPVMIAIAEFMGIKKKDPHYLILARRWARGFTITVAVGVVTGTAIGLQLSLLWPSFMQVAGQVIALPLFMETFAFFFEAIFLGIYLYTWDRFKNRWLHWLLNIPIVIGATLSAFFITTVNAFMNTPQGFDIIDGETVNISPLAAMFNPATPTKVFHVITSAYMTSALILAAITAFIILMKKGTDYHKKALRLTMVAGLIFAAGTALAGDLSAKFLAKEQPEKLAAAEWHFETESNADLILFGTIDENNEISNEIRIPGMLSFLAGNSFDTEVIGLNEFPEEERPPLWVHYMFDMMVGIGMYSLFIAGLFVMFMFIKRFNEWNKLLLMGIVASGPLAMMAIEFGWIYAEVGRQPWILRGIMTVDEAATTSSSVGIAFGLFLALYAVLGFFCVKVLLRMFKNRPPEAELEKRFPGGTLDS, encoded by the coding sequence ATGTTGGAATTAGATGGCGTTACGCTCAGTAGGCTATTAACAGCTACTACCCTTATATTCCATGTTATTTTTGCCACCATTGGTGTTGGGATTCCAGTAATGATTGCAATAGCCGAATTCATGGGTATTAAGAAAAAAGACCCTCACTACCTGATCCTTGCCAGACGTTGGGCAAGAGGGTTCACAATTACGGTAGCGGTTGGGGTTGTAACCGGTACGGCAATTGGTCTTCAGCTTTCATTGTTATGGCCTAGTTTTATGCAGGTTGCCGGTCAGGTTATAGCACTGCCTCTATTCATGGAAACATTTGCATTCTTTTTTGAAGCGATTTTCCTAGGGATCTACTTATATACGTGGGACAGATTTAAAAACCGCTGGCTGCACTGGCTGCTGAATATTCCGATTGTAATCGGTGCAACATTATCAGCATTCTTTATCACAACGGTAAACGCCTTTATGAATACACCACAGGGCTTTGATATTATTGATGGAGAAACAGTGAATATCAGCCCGCTTGCGGCGATGTTTAACCCGGCGACACCTACAAAGGTATTTCACGTTATTACTTCAGCCTATATGACATCAGCATTAATTCTTGCTGCAATCACTGCTTTTATCATTTTAATGAAAAAAGGAACGGATTATCATAAGAAAGCACTTCGTCTTACAATGGTTGCCGGACTGATTTTCGCAGCAGGAACTGCACTTGCAGGGGACTTGTCAGCAAAATTCCTTGCAAAGGAACAGCCTGAAAAGCTGGCTGCTGCAGAATGGCACTTTGAAACAGAATCAAATGCGGATCTCATATTATTCGGTACCATAGATGAAAATAATGAAATCAGTAATGAAATCCGGATACCGGGTATGCTAAGCTTCCTGGCAGGTAATTCATTTGATACAGAAGTAATTGGTCTGAATGAGTTTCCTGAAGAGGAGAGACCACCGCTTTGGGTTCACTATATGTTTGATATGATGGTGGGTATCGGAATGTACTCATTATTCATTGCCGGACTGTTCGTCATGTTTATGTTCATCAAACGCTTTAACGAGTGGAACAAGCTGCTACTGATGGGTATCGTGGCAAGTGGACCGCTTGCAATGATGGCAATTGAATTCGGCTGGATCTATGCTGAAGTCGGCAGACAGCCTTGGATTTTAAGAGGAATTATGACAGTGGATGAAGCTGCTACCACATCAAGCTCTGTTGGTATTGCATTTGGTCTTTTCCTTGCTCTGTATGCAGTACTTGGATTCTTCTGTGTGAAAGTGCTTCTTAGAATGTTTAAGAACAGACCACCTGAAGCAGAGCTTGAGAAACGCTTCCCTGGAGGCACACTGGACAGTTAA